In a single window of the Perca flavescens isolate YP-PL-M2 chromosome 18, PFLA_1.0, whole genome shotgun sequence genome:
- the slc5a6a gene encoding solute carrier family 5 member 6a: MGEVVQMHFTTVDYVIFALLLVASTGIGLFHAFSGGRQRTTQEFLMADRSMSCLPVSLSLLATFQSAVAILGAPSEVYTFGTQYWFLGCSYFLGLLIPAHVFIPVFYRLRLSSAYEYLELRFNKTVRICGTVTFIFQMVIYMGVVLYAPALALNAVTGFDLWGAVLAMGLVCTVYTALGGLKAVIWTDVFQTVVMFAGQLAVIVVGASQAGGMAEVWRKAVNGSRISGLDLDPDPLQRHTFWTLGVGGVFLMLALYGVNQAQVQRYLSSRTEREAVMSCYVVFPCQQIVLCLGCLMGLVMFARYGENSPLDKGYVKTNDQMVLYFVMDVFQDLPGLAGLFVACLFSGALSTISSAFNSLATVTMEDLIKPQFPNMTEAKATLLSKGLALVYGLVCLAMAYLASIMGSVLQAAFSIFGMVGGPLLGLFCLGMFFPWANPTGAVVGLVAGLAMAFWIGIGSFVMRMSGPMGPELNTTALPLFDNMTTLVNPPTATPRPTGVEALYSLSYMWYSAHNSTTVVVVGLLVSLLTGPMKEKDLTPGTVFPVLGWLLFFLPERYREKLCCVTPLSTPPKPKESHAQPYQMAKKDSNGAAYCKEDTVTEDKETESDRAQTEDEDLETRMALPTCQLAAHTLQETAL, from the exons ATGGGGGAGGTAGTCCAGATGCACTTCACCACGGTGGACTACGTGATCTTCGCCTTGCTTCTGGTGGCCTCGACTGGCATCGGCCTCTTCCACGCCTTCTCCGGGGGGCGCCAGCGCACAACACAG GAGTTCCTGATGGCTGACCGCTCCATGAGCTGCCtgcctgtgtctctgtccctgCTGGCCACCTTCCAGTCGGCCGTGGCCATCCTGGGAGCCCCGTCGGAGGTTTACACCTTTGGGACTCAGTACTGGTTCCTGGGCTGCTCCTACTTCCTGGGCCTGCTCATCCCAGCTCATGTGTTCATCCCAGTCTTCTACAGACTGCGGCTGTCCAGCGCTTatgag TATCTGGAGCTGCGCTTCAACAAGACGGTTCGCATATGTGGGACTGTGACCTTCATCTTTCAGATG gtgaTTTATATGGGGGTGGTCCTGTATGCCCCAGCCTTGGCTCTTAACGCAG TGACTGGCTTTGACCTGTGGGGGGCGGTGCTGGCCATGGGGCTGGTGTGCACGGTCTACACTGCTCTG GGCGGTCTGAAGGCGGTGATCTGGACCGATGTTTTCCAGACAGTGGTAATGTTTGCGGGCCAGCTGGCGGTCATCGTGGTGGGGGCCAGTCAGGCGGGGGGCATGGCAGAGGTGTGGAGGAAAGCAGTCAACGGCAGCCGCATCTCGGGACTGGA CCTGGACCCCGACCCTCTGCAGCGCCACACCTTCTGGACactgggggtggggggagtcTTCCTGATGCTGGCTCTGTACGGGGTCAACCAGGCCCAGGTCCAGAGATACCTGAGCTCTCGCACGGAGAGAGAGGCTGTCAT GTCGTGCTACGTAGTTTTCCCGTGCCAGCAGATTGTGCTGTGTTTAGGCTGTCTAATGGGGCTGGTCATGTTCGCTCGCTACGGAGAGAACAGCCCTCTGGACAAGGGCTACGTCAAAACCAATGACCAG ATGGTGCTGTACTTTGTGATGGACGTGTTCCAGGACCTACCTGGGCTGGCTGGGCTGTTTGTGGCCTGTCTGTTCAGCGGAGCTCTCAG CACCATCTCATCAGCCTTTAACTCCCTAGCAACAGTAACCATGGAGGACCTGATCAAACCTCAGTTTCCAAACATGACTGAAGCTAAAGCGACGCTGCTGTCCAAGGGACTGG CGCTGGTCTACGGCCTGGTGTGTCTGGCTATGGCCTACCTGGCCTCTATAATGGGCTCTGTGCTGCAG GCAGCCTTTAGCATCTTTGGGATGGTGGGGGGTCCTCTGCTGGGCCTCTTCTGTCTGGGAATGTTCTTTCCCTGGGCAAACCCCACA GGTGCCGTGGTTGGATTGGTAGCCGGCCTTGCCATGGCCTTCTGGATCGGCATTGGCAGCTTTGTGATGCGTATGTCTGGTCCAATGGGGCCAGAACTCAACACCACTGCTCTGCCCCTGTTTGACAACATGACCACGCTGGTCAACCCCCCCACAGCCACGCCCAG GCCGACAGGTGTGGAGGCGCTCTACTCGCTGTCCTACATGTGGTACAGTGCTCACAACTCCACaacggtggtggtggtgggtctGCTGGTCAGCCTGCTGACAG GGCCGATGAAGGAGAAGGATCTGACCCCGGGCACAGTGTTTCCTGTCCTGGGCTGGCTGCTTTTCTTCCTCCCGGAGCGCTACAGGGAGAAGCTGTGCTGCGTCACTCCTCTGTCCACTCCTCCCAAG CCCAAAGAAAGCCATGCACAGCCCTATCAGATGGCCAAGAAAGACAGCAACGGAGCAGCTTACTGCAAAGAGGACACCGTCACCGAGGACAAAGAGACGGAGAGCGACAGAGCACAGACGGAGGACGAAGACTTGGAAACAAGGATGGCTCTGCCCACGTGTCAGCTGGCAGCTCACACGCTTCAGGAGACGGCCTTGTGA